Proteins encoded by one window of Aspergillus puulaauensis MK2 DNA, chromosome 4, nearly complete sequence:
- a CDS encoding Zn(II)2Cys6 transcription factor domain-containing protein (COG:K;~EggNog:ENOG410PJAX;~InterPro:IPR036864,IPR001138;~PFAM:PF00172;~antiSMASH:Cluster_4.9;~go_function: GO:0000981 - DNA-binding transcription factor activity, RNA polymerase II-specific [Evidence IEA];~go_function: GO:0008270 - zinc ion binding [Evidence IEA];~go_process: GO:0006355 - regulation of transcription, DNA-templated [Evidence IEA]), with protein sequence MDINSPIKRRRTRDDRRRAAHACDRCRRLKERCDGGIPCTRCTQLRRHCEFKLHFASPAPIRSPEVNVQELIERVTYLEKILQHKVNGISLDVDSLRRMARALDEDEHRKRAANQEDEDPIEEVCTIDPVEDTTTHYSGQFSYWNFSMRVKRHI encoded by the exons ATGGACATCAACAGTCCGATCAAACGACGGAGGACCCGTGACGATAGGCGGCGAGCAGCGCATGC CTGCGACCGCTGCCGGAGACTGAAAGAGCGCTGTGATGGAGGCATTCCTTGTACGAGGTGTACTCAGCTGCGACGGCATTGCGAATTCAAGCTCCATTTTGCTTCGCCTGC GCCAATCCGGTCGCCAGAAGTAAACGTTCAAGAATTGATAGAGAGGGTGACATATCTGGAGAAAATATTGCAGCACAAGGTCAATGGGATATCGCTGGATGTCGACAGTCTGCGGCGGATGGCCAGGGCcttggacgaggacgagcaCAGGAAGCGAGCTGCCAAccaggaggacgaagacCCTATCGAGGAGGTCTGCACCATTGACCCTGTCGAAGATACGACGACGC ACTACTCGGGTCAATTCTCCTACTGGAACTTCTCAATGCGAGTCAAGCGCCACATCTAA
- a CDS encoding fungal specific transcription factor domain-containing protein (COG:K;~EggNog:ENOG410PJAX;~InterPro:IPR007219;~PFAM:PF04082;~TransMembrane:1 (i75-94o);~antiSMASH:Cluster_4.9;~go_function: GO:0003677 - DNA binding [Evidence IEA];~go_function: GO:0008270 - zinc ion binding [Evidence IEA];~go_process: GO:0006351 - transcription, DNA-templated [Evidence IEA]) encodes MSNGSNYWRAQQLHPGAGTIAAARACCPPRHVADFLVNIFFKYVETYYFYVERTWLEDRIDKLYYDPGKFNRKSASVVSIILTVFAIATQYAYLDSPAQRTWNTSAPDFSEDALGTMFYEQAIRFLPEIIEASSLESVQACLLFAVYALPVDASGLGYIYITLTTRLGMQNGMHRQYRGTRLSAAMIETRNRVWWTAYTLERKIAIFHGRPLSTHRDDVDANLPTYSANLPADGSLNTTPCMVTSINLTRRLEEFSHDMSLLRTCQKHERSAILSRLVAGKQDLETWWESLADEIYIETPSHQPSSRMIKHIQLEYALVRMFIGRPLLLNRLLTGSTPASPEDSESRSAANHTVPSQGSHLETRQELIDCCIRAAQEALRLCRTLRDTRPGLARSSYIEYSSCRASLLALIAHSIHDQSVRFRSDLRDGLDMIREMAAAGDSARSEVALLESLEGALTLLQYSSETADNSERQNVSSEECHSGYEGFKYWESQFKSAGTGNSLPTASAPVGDGISPSQHQMQRIQEQEDSLLGPLPRNLSGYVTPPVHGTDHLGHVGPAADLEDYYGILPSSQDILHPDFWN; translated from the exons ATGTCCAATGGTAGTAACTACTGGCGCGCCCAGCAGCTCCATCCTGGTGCTGGTACgattgcagcagccagggcGTGTTGTCCGCCCCGACACGTTGCCGATTTCCTGGTTAATATCTTCTTCAAATATGTGGAAACGTATTATTTCTACGTTGAAAGGACGTGGCTTGAAGATAGAATAGACAAGCTGTATTATGATCCTGGAAAGTTCAACAGAAAGAGCGCCTCAGTGGTAAGTATCATCCTCACTGTATTTGCCATCGCGACGCAGTATGCGTACCTTGACTCGCCAGCCCAACGAACTTGGAACACCTCAGCCCCGGACTTCTCAGAGGACGCACTTGGAACGATGTTCTATGAGCAGGCTATTCGTTTCCTGCCGGAAATCATCGAAGCCTCATCCCTTGAGAGTGTCCAGGCGTGTTTGCTGTTCGCTGTCTATGCATTGCCTGTTGATGCTTCCGGGTTGGGCTACATCTATATTACTTTGACTACCCGACTCGGGATGCAGAATGGGATGCATAGGCAGTACAGAGGTACGAGGCTGAGCGCCGCAATGATTGAAACGAGAAATCGTGTATGGTGGACGGCGTATACACTGGAAAG GAAAATTGCCATATTCCATGGTAGGCCGTTGTCTACTCACAGAGATGATGTCGATGCGAACCTTCCTACATATTCGGCAAATCTACCGGCGGATGGTTCGCTCAACACCACGCCATGCATGGTCACTTCTATCAACCTAACACGGCGACTCGAGGAGTTCTCCCACGACAT GTCCCTTCTTCGAACATGCCAGAAACATGAACGCTCCGCAATTCTATCGCGGCTGGTGGCCGGAAAGCAGGACCTAGAGACCTGGTGGGAAAGTCTAGCTGACGAAATCTATATTGAAACACCGTCTCACCAACCCTCCTCGCGGATGATAAAACATATTCAACTGGAGTATGCTCTAGTGCGAATGTTTATCGGTCGGCCTCTCCTGCTGAACCGCTTGTTGACTGGATCTACACCCGCTTCTCCAGAAGACAGCGAGAGCCGAAGTGCAGCCAACCACACGGTGCCATCTCAGGGCAGCCATCTAGAAACAAGACAGGAGCTTATCGACTGTTGCATCCGAGCTGCCCAGGAGGCTCTTCGGCTCTGCCGGACCTTGCGTGATACGAGGCCTGGCCTCGCGCGGAGTTCTTATATTGAGTACAGCTCGTGCAGAGCCTCGTTACTGGCTCTCATAGCCCATTCTATTCATGACCAGTCCGTTAGATTTCGGAGTGACTTACGCGATGGGCTCGATATGATCCGTGAAATGGCTGCCGCCGGAGACTCAGCCCGGTCAGAAGTCGCGCTGTTGGAATCCCTTGAAGGGGCCTTGACGTTACTGCAGTACTCGAGTGAGACGGCCGACAATTCTGAAAGGCAGAATGTGTCCAGTGAGGAGTGTCATTCGGGTTATGAGGGCTTCAAGTACTGGGAATCACAGTTCAAATCTGCGGGAACAGGCAACTCCCTGCCGACTGCCAGTGCTCCAGTGGGTGACGGAATATCGCCTTCTCAGCACCAGATGCAGAGAATACAAGAACAGGAAGATAGTCTATTGGGACCTCTCCCTCGAAATCTGTCTGGTTATGTGACTCCGCCTGTACATGGGACAGATCACCTGGGGCATGTAGGGCCAGCGGCTGATCTAGAAGACTACTATGGCATTCTtcccagcagccaggataTTCTTCATCCGGACTTCTGGAACTGA
- a CDS encoding putative aminotransferase (COG:T;~EggNog:ENOG410PKRQ;~InterPro:IPR004839,IPR004838,IPR015424,IPR015421, IPR015422;~PFAM:PF00155;~SMCOG1019:aminotransferase;~antiSMASH:Cluster_4.9;~go_function: GO:0003824 - catalytic activity [Evidence IEA];~go_function: GO:0030170 - pyridoxal phosphate binding [Evidence IEA];~go_process: GO:0009058 - biosynthetic process [Evidence IEA]), with the protein MNMAAQNKPRVVSQRAQTASDATSNNLMWDIMNDLWCPSANPEGYVNVGVAENALMHDELLKFLNKKLELPADYLTYNDGGGGSSRLKKAICHFLNHHMKPIKPLEPSHLIVTNGVSPAIEHVSWAFADPGEGILLGRPYYGTFIPDISLRPGTQVVEVAFDDVDPFSIEAVAKYEKALLQFQENTGKNVRGLMLCHPHNPLGRCYPRETIIGLMKLCQQYQIHLISDEIYALSVFENRVDHNGPPPVQFESALSIDITGIIDPELVHILWGMSKDFGANGIRVGVLISQANPDVHLALKSISLYSYSSGIADHLTSLLLEDKAFTDAYIKENQKRLGDSYAYTVDILKGEGIEHAPGCNAAFFLWVNLGKRYRELHPGIPDGDRVSDKVMQQLLQRRVFLASGELFGAEKDGWFRIVFTHPREYLKEALDRIYAAIRD; encoded by the coding sequence ATGAATATGGCGGCCCAAAACAAACCTCGCGTAGTCTCTCAGCGAGCACAAACGGCGTCCGACGCCACATCCAACAACCTGATGTGGGATATCATGAACGACCTGTGGTGCCCGTCCGCCAATCCCGAGGGCTACGTCAATGTCGGCGTCGCAGAAAACGCCCTGATGCACGACGAGCTTCTCAAATTCCTGAACAAGAAACTAGAACTGCCCGCAGACTATCTCACATACAACGACGGCGGAGGCGGATCGTCGCGGCTGAAAAAGGCGATCTGCCATttcctcaaccaccacatGAAACCAATCAAACCGCTTGAACCGAGCCATCTCATCGTCACAAACGGTGTTTCGCCCGCTATCGAGCATGTATCGTGGGCATTTGCTGACCCCGGCGAAGGGATATTACTGGGTCGACCGTACTACGGGACATTTATCCCAGATATTTCACTGCGGCCGGGAACGCAGGTTGTCGAGGTTGCCTTCGACGATGTGGACCCATTCAGCATCGAAGCAGTTGCAAAGTATGAGAAGGCTCTTTTACAATTCCAGGAGAATACTGGAAAGAATGTCCGAGGACTCATGCTCTGCCACCCACATAACCCACTGGGGCGTTGCTATCCTCGCGAAACAATTATTGGATTGATGAAATTGTGTCAACAGTACCAGATCCACCTCATCAGCGACGAAATATATGCCCTGTCGGTTTTTGAAAATAGAGTGGACCATAACGGACCACCCCCTGTTCAATTCGAGTCCGCTTTGTCCATCGACATCACCGGAATTATCGATCCTGAGCTGGTTCATATCCTCTGGGGAATGAGCAAAGACTTCGGTGCCAATGGGATTCGCGTGGGCGTTCTCATTTCACAGGCGAATCCAGACGTGCATCTAGCACTGAAGAGCATCTCGTTATATTCCTACTCGTCTGGAATTGCAGACCATCTAACCTCGCTTCTACTCGAGGATAAAGCGTTCACAGACGCGTATATCAAAGAGAATCAAAAGAGACTGGGGGATTCTTATGCGTATACCGTGGACATTCTCAAGGGCGAAGGCATCGAACATGCACCAGGCTGCAATGCCGCGTTCTTCCTGTGGGTAAATTTAGGGAAGCGATATCGTGAGCTACACCCTGGTATTCCAGATGGCGACCGGGTGAGCGATAAAGTGATGCAGCAGCTTTTACAACGCAGGGTCTTCCTGGCGAGTGGGGAGCTGTTCGGGGCTGAGAAGGATGGCTGGTTTAGAATTGTCTTTACACATCCCAGGGAGTACTTGAAAGAGGCGTTAGACAGGATATATGCAGCCATCAGAGATTAA
- a CDS encoding uncharacterized protein (COG:S;~EggNog:ENOG410PT48;~antiSMASH:Cluster_4.9) has product MPPTMSVMPAGSQHPLPAQNHRPAPQQQRGSQTLEDLRNFFGSIRSDPNFHVVDEIFNETSDLQNQLKAKEKELEQVKTEVSTQLREKRIAIAQMFEANEGEKSKQKEAASEIESLKKLIQEGKDTIARKESAISHSEDRYNKLQSANIQLDSELKDSQGDIDSLQQRLKEKGALLDKIKSSHSDNQKRLKDAEGRAKEVQREKSALNTSLQATKAQLDRIEGYTTKQFDSNDDDMADAFIDLWHYATTEISQYLNGDLSDEVLQNHAIWDTFKRQSNFAAVPLPHSNSPAAKQMRLAIVLAILAREVDKHIFQPTYIVPEDAGIRSVLADLAASDHEKESFCRSLLVSIYPDRQQTALQSRVQAVIRNVSSYLYEMLPGDQFSQLRASLEKIVGKAVDIWLPTQRSLQRYEPDFLPHQWGDNEWLPFGYPGDGHAGSENSPNVMDECLLTVFPRLTVVEKGNRFPLTIVVQLRRSQCIEAAREVSSVPTSPVFDRLVSGRARRRSSVTSSAGHANGALSAKKKPQGP; this is encoded by the exons ATGCCCCCTACCATGTCAGTCATGCCTGCTGGCAGCCAGCACCCCCTACCGGCCCAGAACCACAGACCAGCCCCACAACAGCAACGTGGTAGTCAGACATTAGAGGATCTCCGAAACTTCTTTGGCTCTATTCGTTCAGATCCCAATTTCCATGTGGTGGATGAGATTTTCAATGAAACCAGTGATCTGCAAAACCAACTAAaagccaaggagaaggaactgGAACAAGTTAAGACCGAAGTATCAACACAGTTAAGAGAGAAGCGAATTGCTATAGCGCAGATGTTTGAGGCGAATGAAGGCGAGAAGTCCAAGCAAAAAGAGGCAGCATCAGAGATAGAGTCTCTCAAGAAGCTGATTCAGGAGGGAAAGGACACCATCGCCAGAAAGGAGAGCGCAATCAGCCACTCCGAGGACCGATACAACAAGCTTCAATCGGCCAATATCCAGCTGGATTCAGAGCTGAAGGATTCCCAAGGCGATATTGATAGCCTACAACAAAGGCTGAAAGAAAAAGGTGCCCTCCTCGACAAAATCAAGTCTTCCCACTCTGACAACCAGAAACGGTTGAAGGACGCGGAGGGGAGGGCTAAAGAGgtgcagagggagaagtcTGCTTTAAACACGTCATTGCAGGCTACAAAAGCTCAACTGGATAGGATTGAAGGATATACGACCAAACAATTTGACTCGAATGATGATGACAT GGCAGATGCCTTTATCGATCTGTGGCACTATGCCACCACCGAGATCTCTCAGTACTTGAATGGAGACCTTTCAGATGAGGTTCTGCAG AATCATGCCATCTGGGACACATTCAAAAGGCAGAGCAACTTCGCTGCCGTCCCGCTTCCACATTCCAACTCGCCGGCAGCAAAGCAGATGCGACTGGCTATTGTTTTAGCTATTCTGGCAAGAGAAGTCGATAAGCATATCTTCCAGCCCACGTACATTGTACCCGAGGACGCAGGAATTCGGTCGGTTCTCGCCGATCTCGCAGCCTCCGATCATGAGAAAGAATCATTCTGCCGCTCCTTACTTGTTTCAATTTATCCAGACAGGCAGCAAACGGCGCTTCAATCCAGGGTGCAAGCAGTTATCAGGAATGTTTCTTCATATCTATATGAAATGCTTCCTGGTGACCAGTTTAGCCAGCTCCGCGCAAGCCTTGAGAAGATAGTAGGAAAGGCCGTCGATATATGGCTTCCTACTCAGAGGTCCTTGCAAAGATATGAACCAGACTTTCTGCCCCATCAATGGGGGGACAATGAATGGCTTCCCTTCGGGTACCCTGGGGATGGCCATGCAGGAAGTGAAAACAGCCCCAATGTGATGGACGAATGTCTGCTCACAGTGTTCCCGCGGCTTACGGTGGTGGAAAAGGGAAACCGTTTCCCACTGACCATTGTGGTACAGTTGAGGAGGTCACAGTGTATCGAAGCTGCTCGAGAGGTGAGCAGTGTACCAACCAGCCCCGTTTTTGATCGCCTTGTGTCAGGTCGAGCTCGGAGAAGATCAAGTGTGACAAGCAGTGCCGGCCATGCGAATGGCGCCCTGTCGGCCAAAAAAAAGCCCCAAGGTCCTTAG
- a CDS encoding WD40 repeat domain-containing protein (COG:S;~EggNog:ENOG410Q18H;~InterPro:IPR015943,IPR001680,IPR017986,IPR019775;~PFAM:PF00400;~SMCOG1173:WD-40 repeat-containing protein;~antiSMASH:Cluster_4.9;~go_function: GO:0005515 - protein binding [Evidence IEA]), protein MFRKLKVHTSPASIIGLDVQSRPEPVNAYIEFKLGQLQDEFDYDEAALQKMSTEIHERAQNTFLWVSLVFKGIFKDDMTQSRAIAYIQDTPSDLTAVYDKLLAKIEHEHSYERKYCIEVLAVSCLSSRPLSSSEIHLLADLPVDVKTSEILPRCGSFLAIKDDTVRVIHKSAREYLNKYIDSQSEAGVSQRHIDIGTRSISEMSKVLRRNIYNVSHDTPAKDALVPNDSPLSALRYSCEFGLGHLCKGEGDPMTEKDLIDFLDVHFLHWLESLSLIQRLPSALLCISQLLAKFQSHENSRFAAFLEDALRFLKRNLTIIEETPLQAYAGALALSPTKSHVRMQYWHERLPFIKDVKGVRDEWDPCLMTIQASEGTKQLELSPDGQTLASFWRRLKTASEGPSARVFLWDTETGACNNTLPIPVSDGRAAVSMVFSPDSKTLFTVCEQEVRLWDVLTGEDIKKFDLPGPVPTAAAFSPDCTTLAFAQEGAIKTWDLATESSKRTIDTESKHVQDIVFSLDGISLAAVLADYTVGIWDITDGSCKATLPHGSFPAFFNLSPDGKALSTTTVPDGTMRLWDVAARTCREISGYQVGDARFIRGIFSPNGEDMALLTGDLGATGACRVDVVDVASGSEIRHLGFGASSSLVIFSRDGKTMMTVSLLGLIHFYDTTRQIKQSPFGHERRVTALKPLPGGKLATVSHDRTVKLWNVEEKSWERTLEGHDYEIGTLAVSPDGRTLASGAINGEIRIWDIATGACKQTLGIFENEERLHYFSLIRSLTFSPTGSLLIGGKANASRDLAGTAISQDDKTLFVGSFQGQDTVWDIATKTSKPLGQAGRETIRVAISSDGNILATGRPNYVQVWNATGSDYEPVTEIQTKTYTRKLAFSEHDAYLIMDDGLHEVISGAPDSNPGLTISQSEMRLDESWWIARGGRRMLHLPPDYHKLLLAVNNVGNTFVFGDDSGQLVLLELSES, encoded by the exons ATGTTCAGAAAGCTCAAGGTCCACACGAGCCCTGCTTCGATTATTGGATTAGACGTACAGAGCCGACCAGAACCGGTGAACGCCTACATTGAATTCAAGCTCGGCCAGCTTCAGGATGAATTCGACTATGACGAAGCTGCTCTGCAGAAGATGTCTACCGAGATCCATGAACGTGCTCAAAATACCTTCCTTTGGGTGTCCCTCGTATTCAAAGGCATTTTCAAAGACGACATGACACAGTCCCGCGCGATCGCGTACATCCAGGACACTCCTTCTGATCTCACGGCGGTATACGATAAGCTCTTGGCGAAGATTGAGCATGAGCACTCATATGAACGCAAATATTGCATAGAGGTTCTCGCGGTGTCTTGCCTTTCAAGTAGGCCGCTATCTTCGTCTGAAATCCACCTCCTTGCAGACCTACCAGTCGATGTAAAGACAAGCGAGATCCTCCCCAGGTGCGGCTctttcctcgccatcaaAGATGATACTGTGCGCGTCATCCATAAGTCTGCTAGGGAATACTTGAACAAATACATCGACTCTCAATCTGAAGCAGGGGTGAGCCAGCGGCATATTGATATAGGGACAAGGTCGATCTCCGAAATGTCCAAGGTACTCAGGCGAAACATCTACAATGTCTCTCACGACACGCCGGCCAAGGATGCTCTTGTGCCCAACGATAGTCCACTGTCCGCTCTTCGATACTCGTGCGAGTTTGGGCTTGGTCATCTATGCAAGGGCGAAGGTGACCCGATGACCGAGAAAGATCTTATCGATTTTCTGGACGTACATTTCCTGCACTGGCTCGAAAGCTTGAGCTTGATTCAGAGACTCCCAAGTGCCCTATTGTGCATAAGCCAATTGCTAGCGAAATTTCAG TCGCATGAAAATTCCCGTTTCGCTGCGTTTTTGGAAGACGCCCTTCGCTTTCTCAAACGAAACTTGACCATTATCGAGGAAACACCTCTGCAGGCATATGCTGGGGCTCTGGCACTTTCTCCAACCAAAAGCCATGTTAGGATGCAGTATTGGCATGAGAGATTGCCTTTCATCAAGGATGTCAAAGGCGTTCGAGATGAGTGGGATCCTTGTTTGATGACGATTCAGGCTTCCGAGGGAACAAAGCAACTTGAGCTGTCTCCTGATGGTCAAACCCTTGCTTCGTTCTGGAGAAGACTCAAGACTGCCTCGGAAGGTCCTTCTGCTCGTGTATTCCTTTGGGATACAGAGACCGGAGCTTGCAATAACACACTCCCAATTCCAGTGTCTGACGGTCGGGCAGCTGTTTCTATGGTCTTTTCACCAGATAGCAAGACCCTCTTCACAGTCTGTGAGCAGGAGGTTCGCCTGTGGGACGTTTTAACCggcgaggatatcaagaagTTCGACTTACCTGGTCCGGTGCCCACGGCTGCGGCATTCTCGCCGGACTGCACGACTCTTGCTTTCGCTCAAGAGGGCGCTATCAAAACCTGGGACCTCGCAACCGAATCGTCGAAGCGTACAATCGATACTGAGTCTAAGCATGTCCAAGACATTGTTTTCTCGCTGGATGGGATTAGCCTGGCTGCAGTTTTGGCCGACTACACTGTGGGCATATGGGACATAACAGATGGCTCTTGCAAAGCAACTCTTCCTCATGGCAGTTTCCCAGCATTCTTTAACCTTTCGCCGGACGGAAAGGCTCTCTCAACGACCACAGTTCCTGACGGCACCATGCGTCTCTGGGATGTTGCAGCCAGAACCTGCAGGGAGATATCTGGTTATCAGGTCGGGGACGCGCGTTTCATACGCGGCATCTTCTCTCCCAACGGGGAAGACATGGCCCTACTCACCGGTGATCTGGGCGCCACAGGAGCTTGCAGAGTAGATGTTGTGGATGTTGCATCCGGGTCTGAAATTCGACATCTCGGTTTCGGGGCTAGCAGTTCTCTTGTGATCTTCTCGAGAGATGGGAAGACTATGATGACTGTGAGCTTATTAGGGCTGATACACTTTTATGATACAACCAGACAGATCAAACAGAGCCCATTTGGTCATGAGCGAAGAGTTACAGCTCTCAAGCCTTTGCCTGGGGGCAAGCTTGCGACGGTATCCCACGACAGGACGGTGAAGCTCTGGAATGTCGAGGAGAAGTCCTGGGAGCGTACGCTGGAGGGACACGATTATGAAATTGGGACTCTGGCAGTCTCGCCAGACGGTAGGACTCTTGCATCGGGTGCTATTAACGGCGAAATTCGCATCTGGGACATCGCAACAGGCGCCTGCAAGCAGACTCTGGGCATatttgagaatgaggagagaCTGCATTACTTTTCCCTCATAAGATCCCTCACATTCTCCCCCACTGGATCCCTCCTCATTGGTGGAAAAGCAAATG CCTCTCGCGATCTCGCCGGAACTGCGATTTCTCAAGACGATAAGACTCTGTTCGTTGGCTCGTTCCAGGGTCAGGATACGGTCTGGGATATTGCCACAAAGACTTCGAAACCATTGGGACAGGCTGGGAGGGAAACAATTCGCGTGGCGATCTCGTCCGATGGAAATATACTCGCTACAGGAAGACCCAACTATGTGCAAGTCTGGAATGCCACCGGCAGCGATTATGAACCGGTAACTGAGATTCAAACGAAAACATATACCAGAAAGCTGGCGTTTTCCGAGCATGATGCCTATCTGATAATGGATGACGGCTTGCACGAAGTTATCTCTGGAGCCCCAGATTCTAACCCTGGTCTGACCATTTCGCAATCAGAAATGCGCCTTGACGAGTCGTGGTGGATTGCCAGGGGCGGACGGAGAATGCTTCACCTGCCACCGGATTACCATAAGCTTTTACTGGCTGTCAACAATGTGGGTAATACGTTTGTCTTTGGAGACGATTCTGGTCAGCTTGTGTTGTTGGAGCTTTCCGAATCATGA
- a CDS encoding NACHT and WD40 domain protein (COG:S;~EggNog:ENOG410Q18H;~InterPro:IPR031359,IPR007111;~PFAM:PF17100,PF05729;~antiSMASH:Cluster_4.9), translated as MGLSKVFPCRRRRQEKRKAEQEANSKPTQSTSKPPDEAPKQSDKPEPKTPSPDITTSERVWNRAYDELAADTDTAGLVEAYVKILPKAIDPDGSAAGELSLEMDNPVQRQATLKTAVDSGRARIEKSSKATDMVGGALGFINEIKGVIDLAVSGNPQAALPWAGVCIGLQFFTNSAQASQTQRSGLSYVITRMNWYCQLTNYLLDEDKIDPGDRSYHDLLQELEGRIVSLYKALLKFQMKSACSYQKNQAWVFLKNTINLNDWAGELQAAKDAEAALDHDTKAYLDVSSNRALTGLVKQGQESQKILGDFHQTVKDYFLAQQKTERSEKEAQWLQDIYVVDPDAVREDIARRNDELLPAAYKWILDTPEYQGFTDWSDPDASQVLWVNGPTGTGKSMLMVGILNELSEQESSLAPGLSYFFFESGENHQTRPIDALRSLVWMLLIQQPQLFPHILESCRNAKPGHFDNPRMFWGLAKAFQNMLSDKSLGRVYLALDAVDECDDGGPGIRDIQKVISDALKNTKKAR; from the exons CGCAGGCGTCGGCaggagaagcgcaaggcgGAACAGGAGGCAAACAGCAAGCCTACTCAGAGCACTTCGAAACCCCCTGATGAAGCCCCAAAGCAGTCAGACAAGCCTGAACCAAAGACTCCCTCCCCAGACATTACAACTTCTGAGCGAGTTTGGAATCGCGCGTACGACGAGCTTGCCGCCGACACCGACACTGCTGGTCTTGTCGAAGCTTATGTGAAGATCTTGCCCAAGGCCATTGACCCCGATGGGAGTGCCGCCGGCGAACTTTCCCTTGAAATGGACAACCCGGTTCAAAGACAAGCTACCTTGAAAACCGCAGTCGACAGTGGCCGAGCCAGGATCGAAAAGAGCAGTAAGGCTACTGATATGGTCGGGGGCGCGCTGGGCTTCATCAACGAGATCAAAGGAGTGATTGACCTCGCTGTGTCAGGCAACCCGCAGGCTGCTTTACCGTGGGCCGGTGTTTGTATTGGATTGCAG TTCTTTACAAATTCTGCGCAAGCATCGCAGACCCAAAGGAGCGGTCTTTCCTATGTCATCACCAGGATGAACTGGTATTGCCAACTGACGAACTACCTCTTGGACGAAGACAAGATAGACCCCGGGGACCGCTCTTATCACGACCTTCTGCAGGAACTGGAGGGGAGGATCGTTTCGCTTTATAAGGCACTTCTGAAATTCCAAATGAAAAGCGCCTGCTCTTACCAAAAAAACCAAGCCTGGGTGTTTTTGAAAAACACAATCAACCTGAACGATTGGGCTGGAGAGCTCCAAGCGGCAAAGGATGCTGAAGCTGCTCTTGACCATGATACAAAGGCGTATCTCGATGTCAGCTCCAACCGCGCTCTGACGGGCCTCGTGAAACAGGGTCAGGAGTCCCAGAAGATTCTTGGTGATTTCCATCAAACCGTCAAGGATTACTTCCTCGCTCAACAAAAGACCGAACGGAGTGAGAAAGAAGCACAATGGCTGCAGGATATTTACGTGGTAGACCCAGACGCGGTGAGGGAAGACATTGCACGCAGAAACGACGAGCTGCTGCCAGCTGCGTATAAGTGGATTCTCGATACCCCCGAGTATCAAGGCTTCACTGACTGGAGTGATCCAGACGCATCTCAAGTCCTTTGGGTGAACGGCCCAACCGGCACTGGCAAGTCAATGTTGATGGTCGGCATTCTTAATGAACTCTCTGAGCAGGAATCTAGCCTGGCACCAGGCCTgtcatatttcttctttgaATCAGGCGAGAACCACCAGACGAGACCGATAGACGCCCTTAGATCCTTGGTCTGGATGCTCCTCATTCAACAGCCCCAACTTTTCCCGCACATACTCGAGTCCTGCAGAAACGCAAAGCCGGGGCACTTTGACAATCCCAGGATGTTCTGGGGCTTGGCCAAAGCATTCCAGAACATGCTGTCTGATAAAAGCCTGGGGCGGGTATATCTGGCCCTTGATGCTGTGGATGAATGCGACGACGGAGGTCCAGGCATCCGGGACATTCAGAAGGTCATTTCGGATGCTCTCAAGAACACAAAGAAGGCCAGGTGA